Below is a genomic region from Isosphaeraceae bacterium EP7.
AGGAGTGATTAAAGGCCGTAGGCGATTCGGCCCACCATGGCGATCCGAGTGGACAACCCCGCAGAACGGAGATGCGAGGCAGTCATTGCCCGGGTTCCGAGGGTCGATCGGCGGGCCCCCGGCAGGTTCGGGCTGAACGGAGAAATGGCCTCGGGAGCCGGCGGCGGAACTTCTTCGATGGGCGAGAGTTCCGGATTCGCGGGCATCGTCTCGGGGACGATGACGTCACCCGGGACATACTCCATCCGAGGTTGGTCGGGGGTAGCGCGGCTGGGATCGATGACGATGGGCGGAATGAGGTCAATCGAAGGGCCACCGGCGTAGGCCGGACCCGGGTCGCAGATCTGGCAGTCGCCCACGCAACGATCTCCCATGCGGGCCAAGGCTTTACGGGCCTGCTTGCGGGTCGCGTGGTCGGGGTCGCGGGCGGCGGCGATCGAGACGGCCTCGTGGGCGAACGGGTCGCAGGGGGCGAGAACGGCGAGGGTCTCGGCGGCTTCCTCGCGGACTTCTTCGTGGCAGTCCTTGAGCATCGCGAAGGAGAGGGCCGCGACGGCTTCCGGATGGCACTTCGCTTTGACCTTGCGGAGTGCATGTGCGGCGTTATCGCGGTCTTGCCAGCGGGGACAGGTTTTCAGACGCGCGATCAGGCCGGCGACTCGGGCCGATTCGATCCCGCAGTCGTCACAGCAATCGGCGGCCGCCGTCTCGACCACGACAACTTTGGCGGCATGATGCCTTGGGAAGAGGCTGTGGATGCCGCCACCGACGGCGAGTTGGGCCAAGAGCGTGGCCGTGGTCAGCGAGGCGAAGATCATGGTGCCGCATCTCCCGTGGCTAGCAGTTCGTCCCACAAACGGGGACGATGGGTGTGGTTTGA
It encodes:
- a CDS encoding HEAT repeat domain-containing protein, yielding MIFASLTTATLLAQLAVGGGIHSLFPRHHAAKVVVVETAAADCCDDCGIESARVAGLIARLKTCPRWQDRDNAAHALRKVKAKCHPEAVAALSFAMLKDCHEEVREEAAETLAVLAPCDPFAHEAVSIAAARDPDHATRKQARKALARMGDRCVGDCQICDPGPAYAGGPSIDLIPPIVIDPSRATPDQPRMEYVPGDVIVPETMPANPELSPIEEVPPPAPEAISPFSPNLPGARRSTLGTRAMTASHLRSAGLSTRIAMVGRIAYGL